The sequence TGTGCGCGAGCCAGTCGGACAGCGAAACCTCCGCGTAGCGGTCCGCCTTGAAGATCTCGAGGAACACGAGATCGGTCGTGCCCGTGTTCTGCACGTAGTGGCCGAGGCTCTTCTTCACGTAGCCGACGTCGCCCGCGCGGAAATCGGCCGTCTGCGCCTTCGGGCCGGTGTCGAACACCGTCATGCGCGCGTCGCCCCGGATGTAGTACTGCCATTCGTCCGCGTTCGGGTGCCAGTGCAGCTCGCGCATGCCGCCCGGCTTCACCGTGACGAGCGCGGCCGCGATCGTCTTCGACACAGCGAAGTTCGTGCTGTCGACGATCCGCACTTCGCCGCCGCGCGTCTTCACGTTCGGCTTCATGTCGCCCATCGAGAAGATGAACGGATGCTTCGGCGCGCCGCGCGACGACGCCGACGCGCGCTGCGCGGCGGCGAGCGGCCCGGGATCGTCGCCCTGGAAGATCCACAGATTGTCGAGCGGAATGCGGCGGAATGCATCGGCGGGCACGCCGAAGTTCAGCGCGAGCACGTCGGGCGGCGTGTGCGCGATCCAGTCCGTCACGAGCAGCGTGTTGAATTCGGACGCGCGGCCGTTGTCGAACGCGAGGAGGAATTCGGCGCCGTCGACGCCGAGCCCCTGCAGCGAATGCGGCAGCCCCGGCGGGAAATACCAGAGGTCGCCCGTCTTCACGTCCTGCACGGACGGCCGCCCCTCTTCATCGAGCACGGTGATCCGGCAGCGGCCGTCGAGCATGAACGCCCATTCGGCCTGCTGGTGCCAGTGCATCTCGCGAATGCCGCCGCGCGCGAGCCGCATGTTGACGCCGGAAATCGTTTCGGAAATCGCGAAATCCTCCTGCGTGACTTCGCGCGCCCAGCCGCCGTTCTGAATGCGCTTGTGCGCATTATTGAACGACGCCCAGAAAATCGGCATGCCGTTAATGTCGGTGGCCGGCGGACTCTGAAACGAAGGAAACTCCTTCATCAGCGCCGGATTTTGCGGCCCCGGATCGGTCAGGCTCTGCGGATTGCGCGCGTTCACCGCGCCCTCGGCCGGGCTGTCCGGATTGCCGAACGAAGCGGCCTTCGCGGAAACGGCGATGCCGGCGGCGGCGAGCGCGCCGGCCGTGCCGGCGAGCATCTTGCGTCGGGACAGATTCGTCATATTCACCTCTTCGAACGTTTCGATAAAAAAACGACCCCTCCGGAATATCGATTCGATTTTCCTAAAATCGATATCCCGCCACGCAAGTTAAATATAAACCGCCAAAAAAATTAAATGACTTGTTAATATGAATCGATGAATTAATCTGATTCCCTTTAAGTTTGTAATCTTCCGGGCGGGCGCGGCGGATTTGACGCGGCGCAGCGGGGTCTCGCGCCGCGACGGCCGAGGTTTCTGGAACGCGCCCGGCAATGAGAGAATCGAGCTCGATACCTTTTCGACGGAGTCTCGATGAAGCACATGCTGTCCAAGCTCGCGGCGAGCGCCGCACTCGCCGCGCTGGCCCCGGTGCTGGCCCCCGCGCACGCGGCCACGCCGCCCGGCATCTTCGTGATCGCGACGCAGCTCGGCGAATTCACGACGCTCGACCCGAGCGAAATCTACGAGCTCGTGCCGTCCGAATACGTCGCGAACACGTACGAGCGGCTCGTGCGCGTCGACCTGCGCGAACCGTCGAAATTCGAAGGCCGGATCGCGCAATCGTGGAGCGTCGGCGCGGACGGCCTCACCTACACGTTCAAGCTGCGCACCGGCCTGAAGTTCCACTCGGGCAATCCGGTGACGGCCGACGACGTGGCGTGGTCGCTGCAGCGCACGGTGCTGCTCGACAAAGGGCCGGCCGGCGTGCTCGCGGACCTCGGCCTGACCAAGGACAACGTCGCGCGGAAGGTACGCAAGCTCGACGACACGACCGTGTCGATCGAGACCGACCGCCGGTACGCGCCGAGCTTCGTGCTGAACGTGCTGAGCGCGGACCCGGCATCGATCGTCGACAAGCAGTTGCTGCTCTCGCACGAGAAGAACGGCGACTTCGGCAATGCATGGCTGAAGAACGCGGATGCCGGCTCGGGCCCGTACCGGCTCGTCAAGTGGACGCCGAACGAAAGCCTCGTGCTGCAACGCTTCGACGGCTACCGCGCGCCGTATCCGATGAAGCGCATCGTGTTGCGGCACGTGCCGGAAGCGTCCGCGCAGCGCCTGCTGCTCGAGAACGGCGACGTCGACGCCGCGCGCAACCTGAGCCCCGACAGCCTTGCTGCGCTGTCGAAGGCGGGCAAGATCCACGTCGCGTCATGGCCCGTGTCCGCGCTGCTGTACCTGAGCCTGAACACGAGGAATCCGAATCT is a genomic window of Burkholderia mallei ATCC 23344 containing:
- a CDS encoding oxalate decarboxylase family bicupin gives rise to the protein MTNLSRRKMLAGTAGALAAAGIAVSAKAASFGNPDSPAEGAVNARNPQSLTDPGPQNPALMKEFPSFQSPPATDINGMPIFWASFNNAHKRIQNGGWAREVTQEDFAISETISGVNMRLARGGIREMHWHQQAEWAFMLDGRCRITVLDEEGRPSVQDVKTGDLWYFPPGLPHSLQGLGVDGAEFLLAFDNGRASEFNTLLVTDWIAHTPPDVLALNFGVPADAFRRIPLDNLWIFQGDDPGPLAAAQRASASSRGAPKHPFIFSMGDMKPNVKTRGGEVRIVDSTNFAVSKTIAAALVTVKPGGMRELHWHPNADEWQYYIRGDARMTVFDTGPKAQTADFRAGDVGYVKKSLGHYVQNTGTTDLVFLEIFKADRYAEVSLSDWLAHTPPQLVEAHLHIAPDVIARFPRNRPDVVPA
- a CDS encoding ABC transporter substrate-binding protein, with translation MKHMLSKLAASAALAALAPVLAPAHAATPPGIFVIATQLGEFTTLDPSEIYELVPSEYVANTYERLVRVDLREPSKFEGRIAQSWSVGADGLTYTFKLRTGLKFHSGNPVTADDVAWSLQRTVLLDKGPAGVLADLGLTKDNVARKVRKLDDTTVSIETDRRYAPSFVLNVLSADPASIVDKQLLLSHEKNGDFGNAWLKNADAGSGPYRLVKWTPNESLVLQRFDGYRAPYPMKRIVLRHVPEASAQRLLLENGDVDAARNLSPDSLAALSKAGKIHVASWPVSALLYLSLNTRNPNLAKPEVQEAMKWLVDYDGIQRNIVRTTYKVHQTFLPDGFLGALDANPYRQNVAKAKALLAKAGLPNGFAVTMDMPNDYPYVEIAQALQANFAQGGIQVKLIPGDAKQAIGKYRARQHDIFIGEWSPDYMDPNSNARGFAWNPDNSDNAKHKLLAWRNGWDVPQLTAKTDAALAEPSAAKRAQDYQALQKAVLANSPFVILFEKVVQVATRPGVTGPEIGPINDLVSYRTLKK